The Scleropages formosus chromosome 11, fSclFor1.1, whole genome shotgun sequence genome window below encodes:
- the LOC108930933 gene encoding uncharacterized protein DDB_G0292642-like, whose amino-acid sequence MTTQQQEQEKRYDPGDSTLKFVTRPDDITLDDDPDTLRAEMSCGHAVTPQSLTAWCRSLLDQGQYKFLCPALKEGTVKKCGALWSYQEVRKLAVLTADEQKHFEEAMAALAAAEFCEYKSCPGCLSVVEREDHMNLNVRCTICSAEMGQVYEFCWQCLKQWKGPGPRSDRCENDGCTNKDLELLKKCPMITLPEVNNVQCPAIRACPTCGLLVEHDKTGCKNIICSRCQKEFCFVCLKLTPNCLKTSSYFELCSDGVAPRQTSIPCWNRSNP is encoded by the exons ATGACCacccagcagcaggagcaggagaagcGCTACGACCCCGGTGACAGCACCTTGAAGTTTGTGACTAGACCTGATGACATCA CACTGGACGATGACCCAGACACCCTGAGGGCAGAGATGTCCTGTGGACATGCTGTCACCCCACAGTCTCTCACCGCTTGGTGCCGAAGTCTCCTCGACCAG GGTCAGTACAAGTTCCTGTGTCCAGCACTGAAGGAGGGAACGGTGAAAAAGTGTGGGGCGCTCTGGTCCTACCAGGAGGTCCGCAAACTGGCAGTTCTCACAGCCGATGAGCAGAAGCACTTTGAGGAAGCCATGGCAGCTCTGGCTGCGGCAGAATTCTGTGAATATAAATCA TGCCCAGGATGCCTCTCAGTCGTGGAGCGGGAGGACCACATGAACCTCAACGTACGCTGCACAATCTGCAGTGCGGAGATGGGCCAGGTTTACGAGTTCTGCTGGCAGTGCCTGAAGCAGTGGAAAGGGCCCGGTCCTCGGTCAGATCGCTGCGAGAACGACGGCTGCACCAACAAAGACCTCGAGCTGCTGAAGAAGTGTCCCATGATAACGCTGCCAGAGGTGAATAACGTGCAGTGCCCCGCCATTCGGGCGTGTCCCACCTGCGGGCTCCTGGTGGAGCACGATAAGACGGGCTGCAAGAACATCATCTGTTCCAGGTGTCAGAAGGAGTTCTGCTTCGTCTGTCTGAAGCTCACCCCCAACTGCCTGAAGACGAGCTCTTATTTCGAACTCTGCTCTGATGGGGTCGCTCCGAGACAGACATCAATTCCCTGCTGGAACAGGAGTAACCCATAA